The genomic stretch AAACTCATTAGCTCTTGTAGTTTCAACAATAAGAGATAAAACACCTTTTTTACCTAATTCTCTTAACCTATTATAGTCAGGAGGTGGAGATATTTTTTGATGATTATCAAATTTAAAATCATTTGCATAAAGAACAACACCTTCACGAGTATGAAGAGCAGGTAATACTGCTTGTGGAATACTATGGGTTGATTGTACAAATTCCAATGTTATATCTTTTGATAATTGTAATTTCCCACCAGGATTTAAGTTTCTTAAAGGGTTTGAAACAGAAAATTTCCTTTCACCCTTTATTGTTCTTTCAATGAGAGCTATAGTATAAGGAGTAGCTATAATTGGAGCATCATAACGATGAGCTAACTTAGCTACCGCCCCAATATGATCTAAATGCCCGTGAGAAAAGACAATCGCCTTAACTTTCCCATCTACATCCTTCATTAAAGTATCATCAGGAATTACTCCTCTTTCAATTAAATCTAAACTATGCATTCTATCTATATCAGTATCCTCATGAATACTTATTCTATCAAGATGGATTCCCATGTCAAAGATTATAACCTCTTCACCTACCTTTACAGCAGTCATATTTTTTCCGACTTCTTCATATCCACCTATTGCAATAACTTCTACAGTCAAATCAGTTCCTCCTTGAATAATTTTTTGTGTTAAATTCCCTTTCATCTAGCCATTCTTTAGTATCGCCTTTTATAATCAGATTTGAATTTTTAAGTTCTTCTAAGTTTTTTGCACCTACTAAAAACATAGCTATTTTCAAAGAATCATTAAATATATTAATAAATTTGATAATTTCACCATGTCCAACAAAAGCTTCTTTTAATATCGGTAAAGCCATTCCAACCGCATCCGCACCAAGAGCAATTGCTTTAGCAGCATCTAATCCTGAACGAATCCCACCTGAAGATATAATAGGAATATCTAATGAATTTGAAAGTTCAGCTGTTGTAACTGCAGTTGGAATCCCCCAATCCCAGAATAACTCACCAATATATCTATCTTCAGCACGATAAGTTTCTACAGCAGCCCAACTAGTTCCACCAGCACCAGCAACATCAATAAAATCTACACCAGCCCTTTCAAGAGTTTTACCTTCCTCAAAGGCAATACCAGTTCCAGTTTCTTTAACCATTATAGGAATATCAATCTCTTCAACAATATTCTCAATTGAATTAGAATAACCAGTAGCATTGACATCCCCTTCAGGCTGTATTGACTCCTGAAGTGCATTTAAATGAATAGCTAGTATATCTGCATCAATCATATCAATAGCTTTTTGAGCAAATTCCTTAGAGTTTTTTGAATCCCCAATTATCTGAGGAGCTCCTATATTTCCAATTAAAAGAGTATTGGGAGCATTTTCCCTAGCTATTTCATAAGTATTTGAAAGTTCTGGGTTCTCGATTGCTGCTCTTTGACTACCTAGACCAAGCCCAATTTTTTCACTTTCAGCAGCGATAGCTAATTCTTTATTAATCTTAAGAGCTGAGGGATGTCCCCCAGTAATAGCAGTTATAAAAAGAGGAGATTCTAATTTTTTTCCAAAAACATTGGTAGATATGTCAATTTCCTCTTTGTTTATTTCTGGTAAAGCATTATGAACAAGCTCAATATCCTTAAATCCAGCATTTTTATTTTTGTATTGAACATCATAGTGTTTACATAATAATAGATGTTCTAATTTTCTATCCGAAATCATTTTGTTTTTCCTTAATTTTTCCTTAATTTTTTAATTAAATAATTTAAATAAGTTATAGGTTAAATAAGTTAAATAGTAAATATTTAATATACAATAAGTTATATTAAATAAGTTAAATTTAGCTTAAATCTCGTAATATTATATGATTATAATATAATTATTATTTTTATATTCTTGTTTTTAAATTTTATACTTTTTATTATTTTATTTTAGTTCCTTTAATATTTTTATTGTTTAATGCATCTAATATAGCACCATGTTCATTAGCATTGATAATTTTAGACTCTATACCAATTTCTGCCAACTCTAATAATTCTTTTATTTTACCGATCATTCCACCAGTAACATCAATATTAGTTGTTGAATCTAATTCATCAATATCATCTAGAGAAGTAAGTACAGGAATATGCTTTGCATCATCATATTTTTTAGGATTTTTTGTATAAACACCATTAACATCTGTTCCTAAAATAACTTCTTTTTTGTTTGATTTTGAAGATAAGTTTAAGTTTATAGCTATATACTGTAAAATTTGATCACCAGAAAGTACAGCTACCTTTAATTCATCATCAAGAACTACATCTCCATATATTACAGGTATAAATCCTTCATCAATATATTTCTCAATTGAATCTAAATTAAAATTATTTATTCTTTTATTTTTTGTAGTAATAAATGAAGAAGCTTGAATAGATACACAGGGCAATCCATGATTAACCAAAATATCACATATTATAGTATTTAATTTTTTTACACAAATTTGAGTTTTTGAAAATCCTATTCTTTTTTTAGGATACTCATCATTATTAAAATTCTTTCCAATTTCATATTTTTTTGCAGGAGGATGTCCATAAGAACCAGCACCATGAATAATTACTAAACCTTGATCACTAGAATTGTTATTAATAAAATTATCCATTCCTTTATTGATAAGAGCATTTTTAATTTCATTAGCTATTCTATTTAAGTTAGTATAATTAACCTCAGCTTTTTTTGAGTTTTTATTAGTTAGTATACTTCCACCAAGCTTTAAAATTATCATTTAATCCCCTAATTTAATTTTCTGAATTAATCTTATAAATATTGATCTTAGAAATATTGATCTTAGAAATATTGATCTTAGAAATATTGATCTTATGAATATCAATTTTATGAATATTAAATTTATTAATATATATAATAGTATTAAAATTAAATTTATTTATATTAATTTTATTAATATTAGATTTGTTTTTTATAATATTAGATTTTTTAATATTAAAGTTATTAATATTAACTTTATCAATATTAATTTTACCTAATTTCTTTAACAAAAACTCCCCTATTTGAAAAATTGACTTTTATAGCATTATCATGATAACTAAGAGCTTTAAATACTCTATCTTGATTTCTTGGACAACATGCAATAATACTTCCTCCTCCACCAGCTCCAGTGATTTTTGAACCACTAGCTCCTGCTTTTCTTGCAAGGTAAACCATACGAGAAAGTTCATTAGTATTTACACCAAGAGAATCAAGTAAACCTTGATTAATATTCATTAATTCTCCTAACTTAAATTCTTGCTTTTTAATGATAGCTATTTTAGCTTCATCAGTTATCTTACCAATAGTCTTTATAATTGGGTTTACAACCATAGGATTCCTATTTTTTAAAGATTTCACAGATTTAACCATTCTGCCAGTATTACCCCGTTTAGAAGTATAGCCTATAACAAAAGAGGATTTAAGATTTGTATCAAATTTGGATATCTTTTTATCTTTTGAAAGATATATTAATCCTCCAAAGGTACTTACTCTTGTATCAAGTGGACTTGCCACACCTTGAACATTATTTTCAATCTCATGGGCTTTTTTAGCTATAAAACTTTTATTAAATTTCTTTCTTTGATATTTAAAAAGTGCTGCAAGAGTAGCTACAGTTACAGCTGCTGAAGATCCAAGTCCAGAACCAATAGGAATATCTAAAGAAAGATCCAATTCAATAGGGCTATGATCATGACATTTATGCAAAATTTCTAAAATATACTTTATTATACCTGGTTTTCCTTTCTTTAACCTATATCTTTTAGCAACAGTATCTAATTCTGCCTCAAATCCCAAATCATTAGATTTAAAAATAGAAACATCAGAAGCCTCTTTTAATCTTATAGTTGCTCTTTTATTAACAGCACCTGCAATAGCAGGTTCACCATAAACAACAGCATGCTCTCCAAATAATATTGTTTTACCCGGAGCTGAAGCAATAATTTCCATTTTTACACATCTAAATAATTATAGATTTAATACTAATTTAAATCATTTGAAATCCATGAAAATAATAATTGAGAGATTAAAATTACTAATATAAAATTACTAGATAAGACTATTATAATAATTATAACTATTAAGATAATTAAAACTAGAAAAGTTATAAGATAAACAATAACCTAACTAATATAGCTACTATAAAACATAGCTAATACACATAGCTAACATATAGCTAATGTAATCATAACGAAGTAATCATGACTAATTATAGTTATACTAATATAACTAAATATAACTAATAATATAATAATGATTAATTATAGTTAAACTAAATACAACTATTAAAACCATTACAACTAAAAAAATTATAACTATAACTAATATTATAACTATAACAAATTTTTTAACTATAACTAATTTTTCCAGAATTATAACTAGAAATAATATAGTTCTAAATATAATCAAGTTATTGAATATATAATCTTAAATAATCTAATAATCCTAATAATATAACTCTAATAATCCAAATTATGAAATTATTCAAAAATAGCTGAACAATATCCTACAACTGAACTTAAATCTCCAGAAATATCCCCACTTGTCGCGTATTTTAAGATTTTCCCTTTTTTAGCACCTAAAGACCTTGATACTTTAATAGCAGCGATTGTAGGACCATAACCACACATACTAATTCTAAAATCCTCAACAGCCTTTAAAAGAGAATATTCATCCATATTTGATATTGCATCTAATATCAATTTATCCTTCTTTTCAGCTATCTGTTTAGATTCATAATGAGTTAAATCCGTACTAGCAATCACTAAAATAGATCTTCCTAATTTTTTAGCTGTTTCAGTAATAGATTTAGCTATATCAGAGCCACTTTCCATATCTTGCATCCAAATAACTATAGGGACAATTTTAAAATCATTAGAAAAATACTGTAAAAATGGAAGATGAACTTCACAGCTATGCTCTCTAATGTGAGCAGATGTATCAAAATCGATTAAATCAGAATTTATAATCATTTCTTCTGCAAATTCTTCATCAATTTCAACATTTCCTAAAGGAGTATTCCATATACCTTCTTTGAATATTGAAATTCCAGTTCCCAATCCTGTATGGTTAGGACATAATATTATGAATGTTTCAGGAAAGCCATTTTCAACTATTTCACAGTAAGCATGAGCAGCGATAGGTCCAGAATAAGAATATCCTGCATGAGGAACAACAGCACCATAAATACTATCATTATTTGAATTACCATTACTTGGAATCCTTAATTTAGGAATTTTTCCAGGCCCTAATTTATGATTGAAACACCATTCAATAGTTTTTTTTAATTCAGATGGATCTTTATCATAAAATAATCCTGCTACAGCTGGTTTTCTTATCATGATATTAAATATGTTTCTTAGATTTAATAAATTTATTCAATTTAAGTAATATGAAAATTCCATATTACTTAATATTTCTACTATTTAATAATCTCATATTTAATAATTTTATATTTAATAACCTCATATTTAAAAATTCAATATTCAATAGTTCCATATCTATTTAATATTATTTAATAGGGCTCTAGATTTACAAATTTAGAATTTCAATTCAAAATCAGCCGCATCTAGACTAATATCTTCATCTTCACCAATAGTACCTTTCTCTCTCAACATTTGTCTAGCTAATAACCAATATACTAAAGCAATAGCTTTTCTACCTTTATTATTAACAGGAATTGCTAAATCAACAGTACTTAATAAGTTTTCAGTATCACATAAAGCAACAACAGGAACACCTATTTGTTTAGACTCTATAATAGCTTGAGAATCAGATCTTGGGTCAGTTACAACAATAACTTTTGGTTCAATGAATTTAGAGTAATTAGGATTAGTTAATGTTCCAGGAATAAATCTTCCAGGAATTGAATTACAACCAGTAACTTCTCCAAACTTCTTAACAGGAGCTTGACCATATTGTCTTGTAGCTACTACAAGTATATCTTCTGGATCATATTTAGATAAAAATTTAGCAGCTGCCATAATTCTATCATTGGTTTTGCTAATATCTAAAACATATAACCCATCAGATCTTATACGAAATATATATTTTTCCATATCACTTGTTTTTTGTTGAGTTCCTATATGTAATCCTGCTGCTAAGTATTCCTCTAATGGTATTAATAATTCTGACAATATATCACCTTTATATTAATTTATAATCTTATATATAATTTAAAAATTTAGCTATTATTAAAATACATTAATGAAAATATATTATTAAAAATATATTATGAAGATTAATCATCCTCAACATTAACACATTCTTGAGGACAAACATCCATACAAACTTCACATAAGCTACAGTCTTCTTGGTTTTGTATGACTATTTTATCTCCTTCAAGTACTAAAACTTCCATAGGGCAGACATCTGCACATTCACCACAATCTCCACCATCACATTTATCATAATCAACAGTTACCTTTGCCATAATATCTCCTTTAAACTCTCTATATCATATAGGTTTTATCATAATTTAAGTATTATACTTTTAAAGTATAAAACATTTAAATATTGTAAATTAAGTATAATAGTAATTCAAATATCATAAATTAATTATAAATTATAATTTAAATATTGTAAATTAAACATATAATAATTTAAATATTTTAAATTTAATTACAAATAATTTCATTTAATAGTTCATTTATCCAATTTAACCATTATTGGATTGGATAATTCTTCTTCTATACGGATTAGCTCATTTAATTTCGCTATTCTTTCTCCACCTAATGCACCAGTTTTAATTAAAGGTGCTCCAAATGCAACAGCTAAGTGAGCAATAGTCTCATCAGTTGTCTCACCAGATCTATGAGAAACAACAGGTGCAACATCGTTTTCTTTAGCTAATTTAACAGTCGCATAAGTTTCAGATAATGAACCAATTTGATTAGGTTTAATAATGATTGCATTAGCAGC from Methanobrevibacter arboriphilus JCM 13429 = DSM 1125 encodes the following:
- a CDS encoding isopentenyl phosphate kinase — its product is MIILKLGGSILTNKNSKKAEVNYTNLNRIANEIKNALINKGMDNFINNNSSDQGLVIIHGAGSYGHPPAKKYEIGKNFNNDEYPKKRIGFSKTQICVKKLNTIICDILVNHGLPCVSIQASSFITTKNKRINNFNLDSIEKYIDEGFIPVIYGDVVLDDELKVAVLSGDQILQYIAINLNLSSKSNKKEVILGTDVNGVYTKNPKKYDDAKHIPVLTSLDDIDELDSTTNIDVTGGMIGKIKELLELAEIGIESKIINANEHGAILDALNNKNIKGTKIK
- a CDS encoding 4Fe-4S dicluster domain-containing protein translates to MAKVTVDYDKCDGGDCGECADVCPMEVLVLEGDKIVIQNQEDCSLCEVCMDVCPQECVNVEDD
- the rpsB gene encoding 30S ribosomal protein S2; protein product: MSELLIPLEEYLAAGLHIGTQQKTSDMEKYIFRIRSDGLYVLDISKTNDRIMAAAKFLSKYDPEDILVVATRQYGQAPVKKFGEVTGCNSIPGRFIPGTLTNPNYSKFIEPKVIVVTDPRSDSQAIIESKQIGVPVVALCDTENLLSTVDLAIPVNNKGRKAIALVYWLLARQMLREKGTIGEDEDISLDAADFELKF
- the fni gene encoding type 2 isopentenyl-diphosphate Delta-isomerase translates to MISDRKLEHLLLCKHYDVQYKNKNAGFKDIELVHNALPEINKEEIDISTNVFGKKLESPLFITAITGGHPSALKINKELAIAAESEKIGLGLGSQRAAIENPELSNTYEIARENAPNTLLIGNIGAPQIIGDSKNSKEFAQKAIDMIDADILAIHLNALQESIQPEGDVNATGYSNSIENIVEEIDIPIMVKETGTGIAFEEGKTLERAGVDFIDVAGAGGTSWAAVETYRAEDRYIGELFWDWGIPTAVTTAELSNSLDIPIISSGGIRSGLDAAKAIALGADAVGMALPILKEAFVGHGEIIKFINIFNDSLKIAMFLVGAKNLEELKNSNLIIKGDTKEWLDEREFNTKNYSRRN
- the mvk gene encoding mevalonate kinase, encoding MEIIASAPGKTILFGEHAVVYGEPAIAGAVNKRATIRLKEASDVSIFKSNDLGFEAELDTVAKRYRLKKGKPGIIKYILEILHKCHDHSPIELDLSLDIPIGSGLGSSAAVTVATLAALFKYQRKKFNKSFIAKKAHEIENNVQGVASPLDTRVSTFGGLIYLSKDKKISKFDTNLKSSFVIGYTSKRGNTGRMVKSVKSLKNRNPMVVNPIIKTIGKITDEAKIAIIKKQEFKLGELMNINQGLLDSLGVNTNELSRMVYLARKAGASGSKITGAGGGGSIIACCPRNQDRVFKALSYHDNAIKVNFSNRGVFVKEIR
- the amrB gene encoding AmmeMemoRadiSam system protein B; protein product: MIRKPAVAGLFYDKDPSELKKTIEWCFNHKLGPGKIPKLRIPSNGNSNNDSIYGAVVPHAGYSYSGPIAAHAYCEIVENGFPETFIILCPNHTGLGTGISIFKEGIWNTPLGNVEIDEEFAEEMIINSDLIDFDTSAHIREHSCEVHLPFLQYFSNDFKIVPIVIWMQDMESGSDIAKSITETAKKLGRSILVIASTDLTHYESKQIAEKKDKLILDAISNMDEYSLLKAVEDFRISMCGYGPTIAAIKVSRSLGAKKGKILKYATSGDISGDLSSVVGYCSAIFE